A portion of the Candidatus Binataceae bacterium genome contains these proteins:
- a CDS encoding mechanosensitive ion channel family protein: MAKGAPALQAAAAPADATARPSSAASPTVTSARVDQSAETLNFLGQAIDWYRGLATEGHFATQPAEMLYLDDDRQLALEIVQLAFEHARARANLIKSEAREAQLIALPAGAVGNVVGAAGAAGPVGVGQGLPGLSSLMAKEGQAEDDLRKAQAQADQLKAAIAKASGRRRVELTRQLGIVQSQIELNQARVDSFKSFIDFDKAASSGLGRSVGLAPQIDALERSIPQLGDSSKTATAGRGPITGAAAQPQRVGLLGAIEGMLRLGRERDALGDRMAATRRFASLVEAARAPLVTGLQALNQRANELAAQGGVGDLDTVRRRKQEFDALIRRHKLLVAALMPLAKQLVVLQLYTTNLERWDALVRERTGAQLRQLIMRLAVLGVLLIAVFAAAIVWRSLTFRYVQDLRRRRQLLQVRKVVVAALVALVLVFNFATELGTLATVMGLAAAGVAVALQNVILSFAGYFFVTGRYGIRVGDRVQVAGVNGDVVELGLFKMALMELSGDGGTNQPTGRVVVFPNSIVFQPNGNFFRQAPGTSFVWNEFKLTLAPECDYRLAEKRLLEVVDDVYARYRDTVQRQYRELERDLNLRLESPRPQSRLRLGQSGIEMTIRYPADTRHAVQVSDEISRRVLDAIAHDPALTLAVPGTPNLLPMTPPAAEADDHPPADDVPNGNEPAASAAPPPPASAPVAKG, encoded by the coding sequence ATGGCAAAGGGCGCGCCGGCGCTGCAGGCCGCTGCGGCGCCGGCTGACGCGACGGCCCGTCCGAGTTCCGCCGCGAGTCCCACCGTTACCTCGGCACGCGTCGATCAGAGTGCCGAAACGCTCAATTTTCTCGGTCAGGCAATTGATTGGTATCGCGGGCTGGCAACCGAAGGGCATTTCGCGACTCAGCCCGCCGAGATGCTCTATCTCGATGACGACCGCCAACTGGCCCTTGAAATCGTTCAACTTGCCTTCGAGCACGCCCGCGCACGAGCCAACCTGATCAAAAGCGAAGCGCGGGAAGCGCAGCTCATTGCGCTGCCGGCCGGCGCTGTTGGCAACGTCGTTGGCGCCGCAGGAGCCGCTGGACCCGTGGGAGTCGGCCAAGGGCTTCCGGGATTGTCCTCGCTAATGGCCAAGGAAGGGCAGGCCGAGGATGACCTGCGGAAGGCGCAGGCACAGGCGGACCAACTCAAGGCCGCGATCGCTAAGGCTAGCGGCCGGCGCCGCGTCGAGCTGACGCGTCAGCTCGGGATCGTGCAAAGCCAGATCGAGCTCAATCAGGCGCGCGTCGATTCCTTCAAGTCCTTTATCGATTTCGACAAGGCGGCATCCTCCGGCTTGGGCAGGTCGGTCGGCCTCGCGCCCCAAATCGACGCCCTTGAGCGGAGCATCCCGCAACTCGGCGATTCGAGCAAAACGGCCACCGCTGGCCGAGGCCCTATCACCGGCGCTGCCGCTCAACCGCAGAGAGTGGGGTTGCTCGGCGCGATCGAGGGAATGCTGCGCCTGGGACGCGAGCGCGACGCGCTCGGAGACCGGATGGCGGCAACGCGCCGGTTTGCGAGCCTTGTGGAGGCGGCGCGCGCCCCGCTGGTCACTGGATTGCAAGCGCTCAACCAGCGCGCCAATGAGCTTGCCGCGCAGGGCGGCGTGGGCGATCTCGACACCGTACGCCGGCGTAAGCAGGAGTTCGACGCGCTAATCCGCCGCCACAAGCTGCTCGTGGCCGCGCTGATGCCGTTGGCCAAGCAGCTCGTCGTCCTCCAGCTATATACGACCAATCTGGAGCGCTGGGATGCGCTGGTCAGGGAGCGCACGGGAGCCCAGTTGCGCCAGCTCATCATGCGGCTGGCTGTGCTGGGCGTCCTGCTGATCGCGGTTTTTGCCGCGGCGATCGTCTGGCGCAGTCTGACCTTCCGCTACGTGCAGGACCTGCGCCGGCGCCGCCAATTGCTCCAGGTGCGCAAGGTGGTGGTGGCGGCGCTCGTCGCCCTGGTGCTGGTCTTCAACTTTGCCACCGAACTCGGGACGCTGGCGACCGTGATGGGACTGGCTGCGGCGGGGGTAGCGGTCGCCCTGCAGAACGTCATCCTTTCTTTCGCCGGCTACTTCTTCGTCACCGGCCGCTACGGGATCCGGGTTGGCGATCGCGTCCAGGTCGCCGGCGTCAATGGCGATGTAGTCGAGCTGGGGCTGTTCAAGATGGCGCTGATGGAGCTGTCGGGCGACGGCGGAACCAACCAGCCGACCGGGCGGGTCGTGGTATTCCCCAATTCGATCGTCTTCCAGCCCAACGGCAACTTCTTCCGCCAGGCCCCGGGGACCAGCTTCGTGTGGAACGAATTCAAGCTGACGCTGGCGCCCGAATGCGACTACCGGCTGGCGGAGAAGCGTCTGCTCGAAGTGGTCGATGACGTGTACGCGCGCTATCGCGACACCGTGCAGCGCCAGTACCGCGAGCTCGAACGCGACCTCAACCTGCGCCTTGAGTCGCCGCGCCCGCAGAGCAGGCTGAGGCTCGGGCAGAGCGGGATCGAGATGACGATCCGCTATCCCGCCGACACTCGCCACGCAGTCCAGGTTTCCGACGAGATCTCGCGCCGCGTGCTCGACGCGATCGCCCACGACCCCGCGCTCACGCTGGCAGTGCCTGGCACTCCCAATCTACTGCCGATGACGCCGCCGGCCGCGGAGGCTGACGATCACCCCCCGGCCGATGATGTGCCCAACGGCAACGAGCCGGCAGCGTCAGCCGCGCCGCCGCCGCCCGCATCCGCGCCAGTCGCCAAGGGCTAG
- a CDS encoding aldo/keto reductase: protein MEYRAFGQTGIQVSALGFGCWEIGGGYGSIEENDFVRAVNRALDAGVNCFDTAEAYGFGASEKSLAKALGARRKEAVIATKFGVGYKDAPNFRDSSRKRVTASIERSLKNLDTDYVDVYLIHWPDRNTPFDETMRALDDLVQQGKVRAIGLSNFKLEEIQACMRTRRVDVAQYCWNMFDRRMQKEIFPYFHQHGVGVMAYGSLAYGMLTGTLTEEMAFEKSDWRSRRGQMANLNLFQHLFGPEHYLNNLRAVEELKAMARRYGKSLPQFALRWTLSNPLISTALVGCRNEREVDDNLGALGWSISEADMKEIDAIFARHRVVSMPEAWLES from the coding sequence ATGGAATATCGTGCGTTCGGCCAGACTGGGATCCAGGTCTCGGCGCTCGGCTTCGGCTGCTGGGAGATCGGCGGCGGCTACGGCAGTATCGAGGAAAACGACTTCGTCCGCGCGGTCAACCGCGCGCTCGACGCGGGTGTAAACTGTTTCGACACCGCCGAGGCCTACGGCTTTGGCGCCTCGGAAAAGTCGCTCGCCAAGGCGCTCGGCGCGCGCCGCAAGGAGGCGGTGATCGCGACCAAGTTCGGCGTCGGCTACAAGGACGCGCCGAACTTTCGCGACTCCAGCCGCAAGCGCGTAACGGCGTCGATCGAGCGCAGCCTGAAGAACCTCGATACCGACTACGTGGACGTTTACCTGATCCACTGGCCGGACCGGAACACGCCGTTCGACGAGACGATGCGCGCGCTGGACGATCTTGTACAGCAGGGCAAGGTCCGCGCGATCGGCCTTTCCAATTTCAAGCTCGAGGAAATCCAGGCCTGCATGCGCACCCGGCGGGTGGACGTTGCGCAGTACTGCTGGAATATGTTCGACCGCCGGATGCAGAAGGAAATCTTCCCTTACTTCCACCAGCACGGGGTTGGCGTGATGGCTTACGGCTCGCTCGCCTACGGCATGCTCACCGGCACCCTGACCGAGGAGATGGCTTTCGAGAAGAGCGACTGGCGCTCGCGCCGAGGCCAGATGGCCAACCTCAACCTGTTCCAACATCTGTTCGGCCCGGAGCACTACCTCAACAACCTGCGTGCGGTCGAGGAGCTCAAGGCGATGGCGCGCCGCTACGGCAAGAGCCTGCCGCAATTCGCCTTGCGCTGGACGCTCTCCAATCCGCTCATCAGCACGGCGCTGGTCGGATGCCGCAACGAGCGCGAGGTTGACGACAACCTTGGCGCGCTGGGATGGTCGATCTCCGAGGCCGATATGAAGGAAATCGACGCGATCTTCGCCCGCCACCGCGTGGTCTCGATGCCCGAGGCGTGGCTGGAAAGTTGA
- a CDS encoding amidohydrolase family protein: MPVQKFAPMTKNFPTFDCDAHVTEPPWLWERAKDYLTKDEFHALRNSMWFDAESKQLVVNGLAGAGLGSQRYGGMVGQVNVLTLAGPGLKHDIQRAFNVRNLSRKSAINKEQADYLDHKGSYLPEPRLRDMDVQGIDQVMIIPTDIDTYPWIQSSEGARAMCKAYNDWAWEYCQANPERLYFAAMLPMQNPKYAEEELLRVAAKGCRVGLIRPIDAMGNYPIQPKYTRLWRAMEETGVVYGMHPFPAFGSLKPPGYTEQHSGAELISLTASSAGLPHSFLTNVQNFQAEAALWVVMVLMTGFFERFPKVRAAVFEASSTWLSFLLDECDKAYKLYRNERKLPPLKRLPSETFFEHCVTGFEGDEAPPSRYPEFYENILAWSSDVYHHDGDDAWRAIETMRSCELPESYQAKFLGENARKLYHIDAPRNFIRDRVTEIERPDWWPTEAEIKEALKPESAFRR; the protein is encoded by the coding sequence ATGCCGGTTCAGAAATTTGCGCCAATGACGAAAAATTTTCCGACCTTTGACTGCGATGCGCACGTCACCGAGCCGCCGTGGCTGTGGGAGCGGGCCAAGGATTACCTGACCAAGGATGAGTTCCACGCTCTGCGCAATTCGATGTGGTTTGACGCGGAGAGCAAGCAGCTCGTCGTCAACGGGCTCGCCGGCGCGGGTCTTGGCTCGCAGCGCTACGGCGGGATGGTCGGGCAGGTCAACGTGCTGACGCTGGCCGGCCCCGGACTGAAGCACGATATCCAGCGCGCCTTCAATGTCCGCAACCTCAGCCGCAAGAGCGCGATCAACAAGGAACAGGCCGACTACCTCGATCACAAGGGCTCCTATTTGCCCGAGCCGCGCTTGCGTGACATGGACGTCCAGGGGATCGACCAGGTGATGATTATCCCCACCGACATCGACACCTATCCCTGGATCCAGAGCTCCGAGGGCGCGCGCGCGATGTGCAAGGCGTACAACGACTGGGCCTGGGAGTATTGCCAGGCGAACCCGGAGCGGCTGTACTTCGCGGCGATGCTGCCGATGCAGAATCCCAAGTACGCCGAAGAGGAGCTCTTGCGGGTGGCGGCCAAGGGATGCCGCGTCGGGCTGATTCGGCCGATCGACGCGATGGGCAACTACCCGATCCAGCCCAAGTACACGCGGCTATGGAGGGCGATGGAGGAGACCGGAGTCGTTTACGGGATGCATCCGTTTCCGGCCTTCGGCTCGCTCAAGCCGCCGGGCTATACTGAACAGCACTCGGGTGCCGAGTTGATCTCGCTCACCGCCAGCTCCGCCGGGCTGCCGCATTCGTTCCTCACCAACGTGCAGAACTTCCAGGCCGAGGCAGCGCTGTGGGTGGTGATGGTCCTGATGACGGGATTCTTCGAGCGCTTCCCCAAGGTCCGCGCGGCCGTGTTCGAGGCCTCCTCGACCTGGCTGAGCTTCCTGCTCGACGAGTGCGATAAGGCCTACAAGCTCTACCGCAACGAGCGCAAGCTGCCGCCGCTCAAACGGCTTCCCAGCGAGACCTTCTTCGAGCACTGCGTGACCGGCTTCGAAGGCGACGAGGCGCCACCCTCGCGCTATCCAGAGTTCTACGAGAACATTCTCGCCTGGTCCTCCGACGTCTACCATCACGACGGCGACGACGCCTGGCGCGCAATCGAGACGATGCGCAGCTGCGAGCTGCCGGAGTCCTATCAGGCCAAGTTCCTCGGCGAGAACGCGCGCAAGCTGTATCACATCGATGCGCCGAGGAATTTCATCCGCGACCGCGTAACCGAAATCGAGCGGCCCGATTGGTGGCCGACCGAGGCGGAAATCAAGGAGGCGCTCAAACCGGAGTCAGCCTTCCGCCGCTAG
- a CDS encoding amidohydrolase family protein → MSRKHFAVFDADSHVVEPRELWEKYVEPEYRTLARHALWREEGKFGSYLKVNGKAFRDTVNPNIPRHAIWRPGMTWEQIGELDPDVRHPACAGASDPHARLRDMDAMGVDQALLYPTWFAEGFHLVEDPDVAYALARAYNDWVADFCKIAPERLFAAAMVPLQNMDYTVEELRRISKIPSLRAAFIRPMFIEGRYFTHPYFEPLWAELESLGIAAAVHPTAGLWNPEWTSHGPFFEKIKGRINQHALVLNAGGGPAAGGGPAKSFFFAASPPLGHPIAQILAPWLDNHMFVAAALIAFTVMQRYPKMKVVVAHGKASWMEEVLEKMEASTRTIPLLHHYPVRTDTEEMWEQGNVMLGFDAEERLIRKLPHSFAEKVIWGSRYPHQDTTSAWDAIDAMSRAHIDEATLARMFGGNAAAQLGIRLSQRAGG, encoded by the coding sequence ATGAGCAGGAAACACTTTGCCGTCTTCGACGCCGACTCCCACGTGGTGGAGCCGCGCGAGCTGTGGGAAAAGTACGTCGAGCCCGAGTATCGCACGCTGGCCAGACACGCGCTCTGGCGCGAGGAGGGCAAGTTCGGCTCCTATCTCAAGGTCAACGGCAAGGCCTTCCGCGACACCGTCAACCCCAACATCCCGCGCCACGCGATCTGGCGTCCCGGAATGACGTGGGAGCAGATTGGCGAACTCGATCCCGACGTCCGCCATCCGGCCTGCGCCGGCGCGAGCGACCCGCACGCGCGTCTGCGCGACATGGACGCGATGGGCGTCGATCAGGCGCTGCTCTATCCGACCTGGTTCGCCGAGGGGTTCCATCTGGTCGAGGATCCCGACGTTGCCTACGCGCTCGCCCGCGCCTACAACGACTGGGTTGCGGATTTCTGCAAGATCGCGCCGGAGCGGCTGTTCGCGGCCGCGATGGTCCCGTTGCAGAACATGGATTACACGGTCGAGGAGCTGCGGCGGATCTCGAAGATTCCAAGCCTGCGCGCCGCCTTCATCCGCCCGATGTTCATCGAGGGACGCTACTTTACCCATCCCTACTTCGAGCCGCTGTGGGCCGAGCTCGAAAGCCTCGGGATTGCGGCCGCCGTGCATCCGACCGCTGGACTATGGAATCCGGAGTGGACCTCGCACGGCCCATTTTTCGAAAAGATCAAGGGCCGGATCAATCAGCACGCATTGGTACTCAACGCGGGCGGCGGGCCGGCGGCCGGCGGCGGCCCGGCGAAAAGCTTTTTCTTTGCGGCCTCGCCGCCGCTGGGCCATCCGATCGCGCAAATTCTCGCCCCGTGGCTGGACAACCACATGTTCGTCGCCGCCGCGCTGATCGCGTTCACCGTGATGCAGCGTTATCCGAAGATGAAAGTGGTGGTCGCGCACGGCAAGGCGTCGTGGATGGAAGAGGTGCTGGAGAAGATGGAAGCCTCGACCCGCACCATCCCGCTTCTCCATCACTACCCGGTGCGCACCGACACCGAGGAGATGTGGGAGCAGGGCAACGTGATGCTCGGCTTTGACGCCGAGGAGCGGCTGATCCGGAAGCTGCCCCATTCCTTCGCCGAGAAAGTCATCTGGGGCTCGCGCTACCCGCACCAGGACACCACCAGCGCGTGGGACGCCATCGACGCGATGAGCCGCGCGCACATCGACGAAGCGACCCTGGCGCGAATGTTCGGCGGCAACGCGGCCGCGCAGCTCGGGATCAGGCTGAGCCAGAGGGCAGGCGGCTAG
- a CDS encoding glucose 1-dehydrogenase, translating to MANLLEGKIALITGAGSGIGRVAALTFAREGATTVCADVNREGAEATAAAIREAAGKAESTTVDVSDDAQVQALIARIVKTHGRLDCAYNNAGIEGDVIDTHETSERNFDRVMAINVKGVWLCMKYEIRQMRKQGGGAIVNTASVAGLSGFRSLPIYVASKHAVVGLTKSAALENAEAGIRINAVCPGPVDTPMMERITNNEGQPKRKDFEAFVPMHRYAVPQEIANAVVWLCSEQASYVTGFAMRVDGGVAAS from the coding sequence ATGGCCAATCTGCTTGAAGGAAAAATCGCTCTGATCACCGGCGCCGGCAGCGGAATCGGGCGCGTCGCCGCGCTAACCTTCGCGCGCGAGGGCGCTACCACCGTCTGCGCCGACGTCAACCGTGAAGGAGCCGAGGCGACCGCCGCCGCCATCCGCGAGGCCGCAGGCAAGGCGGAATCCACGACGGTGGACGTGAGCGACGACGCCCAGGTGCAGGCGCTGATCGCGCGGATCGTCAAAACCCACGGCCGGTTGGATTGCGCCTACAACAACGCTGGCATCGAGGGCGACGTCATCGACACCCACGAAACCTCCGAGCGCAACTTCGACCGCGTGATGGCGATCAACGTCAAGGGCGTATGGCTGTGCATGAAGTACGAGATTCGCCAGATGCGCAAGCAGGGCGGCGGCGCGATCGTCAACACCGCTTCGGTCGCCGGCCTCTCGGGCTTTCGCAGCCTGCCGATCTACGTCGCGAGCAAGCATGCGGTGGTCGGCCTGACCAAGAGCGCGGCGCTCGAAAACGCCGAGGCCGGAATCCGGATCAATGCGGTCTGCCCCGGCCCGGTGGATACGCCGATGATGGAACGAATCACCAACAACGAGGGACAGCCGAAGCGCAAGGACTTCGAGGCCTTCGTCCCGATGCATCGTTACGCCGTGCCGCAGGAGATCGCCAACGCGGTCGTATGGCTCTGCTCGGAGCAGGCGTCGTACGTCACGGGCTTCGCGATGCGCGTCGACGGCGGCGTGGCGGCCTCGTAG
- a CDS encoding MOSC N-terminal beta barrel domain-containing protein produces MTRRQVGTVAELWRYPVKSMRGERVAEVMVTERGAAGDRLWAMRELKYGGIMSARLFAAMLQLRATCESQPASATTPRVRIELPDGATIHAGDPGADEILSSLFGFAVRLERPREGPLTMEEIAAIRDGRAFLPPRDLYDEDVLHVLASGTLAHLRQLRRGDSDFDVRRFRPNIYVDTGSRADCFVEDEWLGGELEIGADGMRVVGMRPALRCALTIHAQAEFGPDPAILRTAARHHDAYVGVFASVGAPGRIRIDDPVWLLTERSAAC; encoded by the coding sequence ATGACGAGACGTCAGGTCGGAACGGTCGCCGAGCTGTGGCGTTACCCGGTCAAGTCGATGCGCGGCGAGCGCGTCGCGGAGGTTATGGTGACCGAGCGCGGCGCGGCGGGCGACCGGCTGTGGGCGATGCGCGAGCTCAAATACGGCGGGATCATGAGCGCGCGCCTGTTCGCCGCGATGCTCCAGTTGCGCGCGACCTGCGAGAGCCAACCGGCGAGTGCCACGACGCCCCGGGTCAGGATTGAACTGCCTGACGGCGCTACAATCCACGCCGGCGATCCCGGCGCCGACGAAATTCTTTCGTCGCTGTTCGGCTTCGCCGTGCGCCTGGAACGTCCGCGCGAGGGGCCGCTCACGATGGAAGAGATCGCGGCGATCCGCGACGGGCGTGCCTTCCTGCCCCCGCGCGACCTCTACGACGAGGACGTCCTGCATGTGCTCGCAAGCGGCACTCTCGCCCATTTGCGCCAACTGCGCCGGGGCGACTCAGACTTCGACGTGCGTCGCTTCCGCCCGAACATCTACGTCGACACCGGTAGCCGCGCTGATTGCTTCGTCGAGGACGAATGGCTCGGCGGCGAACTCGAGATCGGCGCCGATGGCATGCGGGTGGTCGGGATGCGGCCGGCGCTGCGCTGCGCGCTGACTATCCACGCGCAGGCCGAGTTCGGCCCCGACCCCGCGATCCTGCGCACGGCCGCACGGCATCACGACGCCTACGTCGGAGTATTCGCCTCGGTCGGCGCTCCCGGCCGCATCCGAATCGACGATCCCGTCTGGCTGCTGACGGAACGCTCGGCGGCGTGCTAA
- a CDS encoding N,N-dimethylformamidase beta subunit family domain-containing protein, producing the protein MAETSIHGYSDRISVAPGERIRFMVSVEGAARYRADIVRLIHGDANPAGPGFKEEVVETAVSGDHPGRTQPIRAGSHVLIDDPGGLLNVGNSITVHTFIMPTTPAKGVQGVVTRCDPERRMGWALLIDGQGRLALWLGDGAGRLVQVAATTPLMAGIWYSAGASYDGATGRAIVHLAPVVNSYNSRVGPVAALAAPVVREVDVERVDFHSQSAAVIAGWAEGTSTAGATLVGGHYNGKIDRPRVYGHALSADELAGLAAGREPDSRGLIARWDFADGIGPIGIPSDRVTDASGNDLHGRCVNAPARAVTGHNFSGREEHFIHAPAEYGAIHFHDDDLEDAGWEPSFELIVPDTMRSDVYAARVRAGNAVDYIPFFVRPASGRPTAQVLFLAPTASYMAYANEHLGVDVGVGDAIMGHTTVLQQEDLYLCAHPELGLSTYDHHSDGSGVCYSSRLRPIPNMRPNYRHETGSLWGFAADLDLIGWLNARGIRYDVATDEDLHREGAALLRNYRVALTGTHPEYYSSAMLDAMEAFLGSGGRLMYLGGNGFYWVTSFHPDKPHLIEVRKAEGGSRAWQAQPGEYFHSTTGERGGVWRNRGRAPQKLVGVGFAAQGFDRSSYFRRMPDSRDPRASFIFAGVGEDELIGDFGLVGGGAAGHELDRYDLSLGTPPNAMLVACSEGHSDSYQRVVEEIYFMYPGAGGTQDPGVRGDIVYYTTAGGGAVFSASSIAWCGSLSHNNYDNNVSRITANVLERFLSAEPLPATS; encoded by the coding sequence ATGGCCGAAACTTCCATCCACGGATACAGCGATCGGATAAGCGTCGCGCCCGGCGAGCGCATCCGCTTCATGGTCAGCGTCGAGGGCGCGGCGCGCTACCGTGCCGACATCGTGCGCCTCATCCATGGCGACGCCAATCCCGCGGGTCCAGGCTTCAAGGAGGAAGTCGTCGAGACCGCAGTCAGCGGCGACCACCCCGGACGCACGCAGCCGATCCGCGCCGGCTCGCACGTGCTCATCGACGATCCGGGCGGCCTGCTCAACGTAGGGAATTCAATCACCGTGCACACCTTCATCATGCCGACCACGCCCGCGAAGGGCGTGCAGGGAGTCGTCACGCGATGCGACCCGGAGCGGCGGATGGGATGGGCGCTGCTGATCGATGGGCAAGGACGGTTGGCTCTGTGGCTGGGCGACGGCGCCGGCCGTCTCGTACAAGTCGCGGCGACGACGCCGTTGATGGCGGGGATATGGTACTCGGCGGGCGCAAGTTACGACGGAGCCACCGGGCGCGCGATCGTGCATCTGGCACCGGTGGTCAACTCGTACAACTCGCGGGTCGGGCCGGTGGCCGCGCTGGCGGCGCCGGTCGTGCGTGAAGTCGATGTCGAGCGCGTCGATTTCCACTCGCAATCGGCGGCGGTAATCGCCGGTTGGGCCGAAGGAACGTCTACTGCGGGCGCGACCCTCGTCGGCGGCCATTATAACGGCAAGATCGATCGCCCGCGCGTTTACGGCCATGCGCTGAGCGCGGACGAACTGGCGGGACTCGCGGCAGGACGCGAGCCGGACAGCCGGGGGCTTATCGCGCGATGGGATTTCGCCGACGGCATCGGTCCCATCGGCATCCCGAGCGACCGTGTCACCGACGCCTCGGGCAACGATCTGCATGGACGATGCGTCAACGCGCCGGCGCGCGCGGTGACCGGGCACAACTTCAGCGGCCGCGAGGAGCACTTCATCCATGCCCCGGCCGAGTACGGGGCGATTCATTTTCACGACGACGACCTCGAGGACGCGGGATGGGAGCCCAGCTTCGAGTTGATAGTGCCCGACACGATGCGTTCCGACGTTTACGCCGCGCGGGTGCGCGCCGGTAATGCAGTGGACTACATCCCGTTCTTTGTGCGTCCGGCGAGCGGTCGTCCCACCGCCCAGGTGCTCTTTCTCGCGCCGACGGCGAGCTACATGGCTTACGCTAATGAGCATCTCGGCGTAGACGTGGGTGTAGGCGACGCAATCATGGGCCACACCACGGTCCTCCAGCAGGAGGACCTCTACCTTTGCGCGCATCCCGAGCTGGGGCTTTCAACCTACGACCATCACTCCGACGGCAGCGGCGTGTGCTACTCGTCACGGCTGCGCCCGATTCCCAACATGCGCCCCAACTACCGGCACGAGACCGGCTCGCTGTGGGGCTTCGCCGCTGACCTCGATCTCATCGGGTGGCTCAACGCCAGGGGTATCCGCTACGACGTCGCCACCGACGAAGACCTGCATCGCGAAGGCGCCGCATTGCTCAGAAACTACCGCGTCGCGCTCACCGGTACGCATCCCGAGTACTACTCGTCCGCGATGCTCGACGCGATGGAAGCGTTCCTTGGCTCGGGCGGGCGCCTGATGTACCTCGGCGGCAACGGCTTTTACTGGGTGACCTCGTTCCATCCCGACAAGCCCCATTTGATCGAGGTGCGCAAGGCCGAGGGCGGCTCGCGGGCATGGCAGGCGCAACCCGGCGAGTATTTCCATAGCACCACCGGCGAGCGCGGAGGCGTATGGCGCAATCGCGGACGCGCGCCGCAGAAGCTGGTCGGGGTCGGCTTCGCCGCGCAGGGATTCGACCGCTCGTCGTACTTCCGCCGGATGCCCGACAGCCGCGACCCGCGCGCGAGTTTCATCTTCGCCGGCGTCGGCGAGGACGAGCTTATCGGCGACTTCGGCCTGGTCGGCGGCGGCGCGGCGGGCCATGAACTCGACCGCTACGATCTGTCGCTCGGCACACCGCCCAATGCGATGCTGGTTGCATGCTCCGAGGGCCACAGCGACAGCTACCAACGGGTGGTCGAGGAAATCTACTTCATGTACCCGGGCGCGGGCGGCACCCAGGACCCGGGCGTGCGCGGCGATATCGTGTACTACACCACCGCCGGCGGCGGCGCGGTCTTCTCCGCCAGCTCGATCGCGTGGTGCGGCAGCCTTTCGCACAACAACTACGACAACAACGTCTCGCGCATAACGGCTAACGTCCTCGAGCGCTTCCTGAGTGCCGAGCCGCTGCCGGCTACGTCGTGA
- a CDS encoding MBL fold metallo-hydrolase has protein sequence MNRWKIGDVTITRVVEMETTSKATFVLKDGTPENIRTVPWLRPHFAAEDGKVIMSVHALVVESQGLRIIVDTCIGNDKRRPFPGWNMLQLPFLADLERAGFPRDSIDRVLCTHLHVDHVGWNTMLVNGKWVPTFARARYLIGRKEWEHWSTVEAADTRDILDDSVRPVFDAGLTELVESDHRITDEVRLEPTPGHTPGHHSVRISSRGQEAVITGDLMHHPVQMAHPEWGSFFDSDYEQAIKTRREFLARYGDKPILVLGTHFATPTAGRIVRDGDTWRFAV, from the coding sequence ATGAACCGCTGGAAGATTGGCGACGTCACGATCACCCGCGTCGTCGAGATGGAGACCACCTCCAAGGCCACCTTCGTGCTCAAGGACGGCACGCCCGAGAATATCCGCACCGTCCCCTGGCTGCGCCCGCATTTCGCCGCCGAGGACGGCAAGGTGATCATGAGCGTGCATGCGCTGGTGGTCGAGTCGCAGGGTCTTCGCATCATCGTCGATACCTGCATCGGCAACGACAAGCGCCGCCCGTTCCCTGGATGGAACATGCTTCAGCTGCCCTTCCTCGCCGATCTCGAGAGGGCCGGCTTTCCGCGCGACTCGATCGACCGCGTCCTGTGCACGCACTTGCATGTCGATCACGTCGGATGGAACACGATGCTGGTTAACGGCAAATGGGTGCCGACGTTTGCACGCGCCCGCTACCTCATCGGACGCAAGGAATGGGAGCATTGGTCCACCGTCGAGGCCGCCGACACTCGCGACATCCTCGACGACTCGGTGAGGCCGGTGTTCGACGCCGGCCTCACCGAGCTGGTCGAAAGCGACCATCGGATCACCGACGAAGTGCGGCTGGAGCCGACTCCCGGCCACACGCCCGGCCATCACAGCGTGCGCATCAGTTCGCGCGGCCAGGAGGCCGTGATCACCGGCGACCTGATGCATCATCCGGTGCAGATGGCGCATCCGGAATGGGGCAGCTTTTTCGACTCCGACTACGAGCAGGCGATCAAAACCCGGCGCGAGTTTCTCGCGCGCTACGGCGACAAGCCAATTCTCGTGCTGGGAACGCATTTCGCCACGCCCACCGCCGGACGCATCGTGCGCGACGGCGACACGTGGCGGTTCGCAGTTTGA